TTTAGATTTGTGATTTCAAATTGATTTTCTAggcaatttttgaaaatgtcCGTAAATTTTTCTACGGTAGTCATAGAATCAGGCAGCTCTCCTGTTATTATATCAAGAAACTTCTTAGAAATGGATCTAAGAACATCATTTGACAAAGTAGAAGCAAAACCATTCAATGTCCTTAAATACTTGAACAATTCAGAACCATCAGTTTCAGAGTGCATATTATAAAACCAATTCTCCACAGTAGTATTCAGCTTGTAAAGGGAATGATTATACGGTTGGAAACAATTGACGAGAATAATTTCATCGCCATAAAGTGTTATAGAAGAAGCCTCGTTGAATGCGGTTTTTACGTCTCTCAATATTGTTTCTAAATTAGccaaatattcttcatcttcgttaTGAGCCATAATAATCTTATTTTCACTCAATATTTGCTGTGCACGTTCAAAAATTTGGGTACCATATCTTGATTTCAAATTACAGAAACCCCTCTCAACATCTCCAGTCTTTGTAACGATATCCAAATCATGTTCGGATTGCAAATCTACTAAGGATTTGTTAACTGATTCTATCCATTCAtagtttttgaaactttCATCATTTACGTTTAGTATCTGTAACTTGCTAGCAGTGCCACTTTTCCATAAAACGATCAAATTTAAATAACTAGCCTCGACATTCAACTCCAATGGTCTCGTTAGAACTAAATCTACAATTGACCAAATAGCAGAAGCTGAAAGATTAGTGGGGAtgttattttgaaaagtataAGTCAAAATACCGCTTGAATCAACCAACAAGGTGcccatttgaaaaagccCATTTTCCAAAGGCAACAATGTAACTAGAGTATTGTTATACAAGGAAAGGTATTCCCCTACAGCTTCCACTTTTCTAAAATGGCTTGGGTCTGAATCTGACTGTGAAACCATATCATAATCTTGTATTAAAGTAAATGAAGTTAAATCCCAAATTTTCAAGTGGCAATTCTGAGTCAACACAATTAAGTATCTTTCATGGAATAATTTACAACTAATCACACTATCGTAATCCGATTTAGAACtcctagaaaaaaatcgcGTTAGGCTTTTCAAGTATGAATTATCATTGAATAGTAAAGGCTCGTAATGTACGCCGtcaactttttttaaacCCAACAAACCGCcatcttccaaaaaaacaACTGAGAACTGGGGTGATAcatagaaaaggaaatgaGGAACTCTAACTGTAAAGTCGTAGGGATTTTGGAGATGAAACCACTCTCCATTGAGAGTGTTGGCCGATGAAAATAGGAAACTTAGGGGTAGTTGTAACGTTAAAAACGAACCATCTTTTAAGATAACATTAACCAGTAATTGCTGTTCCACTTCTTGTATCGTTAAAGTGTATCTCTGATTCATAGAAGCATTTGGTAAGTGTATATTAATTGTCTTCCCATGGTATGCGTCACTCAAAGGATAAAATGTCAACAATGTTGATCTTGAGGAAAAATGGTAACAGATATACTCAGAGTTACTCAATAACAAACAATTGGAATATTCACTTCCGTAAGGCTGAGGAACTGGTGTAGAGATGGACTTATCTCCTTCTTTCAGCCCgttattattactgttaTTACTGACGTATAAATCAACCGTATTATTGGGTTCAGGTTTTTCATAATATTGGAGCAAATTTGCATCAATTCTTGAGAGGCATGCCATAATAGGTCAGTTGTGTACGAGTGAAATTGCGACCTCTTGAAAAATGCTTATGAACGTTGGATTTCGTCAATTTCTACTTGTTTCTCAGCTTCTCATGCTATTtcaattcaatttttttttcacgtaattggagaaaaagacaggaaaacaaaaaacatgAAAGTTCTGTAGGGtaatggaaaagaaaatattgatgaaCTATACATATCTACGGCAATTGATAAACGTGTCTTAATAAAATCATAGAATAATTAAAAACGTCCTAATGCGTGTTAAGAAGTAATTAGGAAGTTTAGATACCTATAGAATCAAAGAATAGAAGCTAAAAAGTTGATGcagagaaaaaagagagagaGGTTACATATACATTAAAAATGAGAAAGGGGAGTCCTACtctcaaattcaaatacaaaatacgaaaatttttctaatttcGCTAGACTTagatcttttcttccacAATACCGTGCTTCCAGATGGCAACAAATGGAGTGGTACCATCTTCACGGTAGTTCAACATGACAACCATGGCATCTGGGTCCATGGATTCACCAGTGAAGAACTCCCAGTCCTTGAAAGAACCAATAACCTTCTTGACGTAAGTTTGAGCACCCTTTTCGAATTTAGGAACTTCTTCTGGGTTAGTTTCTTGCAACTTAGCTTTAACAGCCTTCATGTAACCCTTAATGTAGGTCAAGAAGGACTTCTTGTCAAAAGCGGTTTGTTGTAGACGGAAAGAGTGGACAACGTTGTTGACCATTTCAGCaccttcttcaacatcatCGTCACCACCTTCAGCAGATGGGTTAGCACCGATATCGATGTTGTCACCTCCGACATTGACCATAGCACAGTCGGCTTCGTAGATAACGTCATCAACTAACTTAGCGTCGTAAGCATCAGACAACAATTCGTCGTTAGAGAAGATATCCTTGTAAATAATCATATTTGTCTATAGTATGTTCTGTGTTAATCTGCTAACCGCAACTGAGACCccagaaagaaaattgttAAAAAGCTAAAATGAAAGTAGTAAACCATTGAATGAAAACATTaaccaaaataaaatttttttttaagtcCCAATTGAAATACTTCTCCTTATAAATATCAtgaaaggaagaaaaaaaagtgaaaaaaaaaaaaaaaaccaataaaaaaataaaaaaatatcaattcTACGAGAAATGCGTGCGAAATCGATGAGTTTTGTTTTGCCtctgaaaaattctggaaaatttttcttagcggaaaaaagaaaaaaaagaaacgtgaTGTGAAAATGTGTTCACTGAGCTCATCGATATACACATTGAACAGACACAAATCTATTATTTGTTtcgattttcttttacgTCTCCAAAGCAGTTCTACTGTATAGAGACCAGACTTCTTCCGCTATTTCAGCGGGTGCGCTTGTACCGCTTGCCCCAATGGTTCTCTCCAGCATTTCTTTAGCCTCCACTGGCAAATTTTGGATCATATCGGTCCCTTTGACTAAACCTGGAGATATCGTAAAACACCTAATGTTTCTTGGTTCCATTTCTGCAGCTAAAACTTCTGTAAATCTGGACAGTGCGGCTTTAGAGGCGGAGTAAACAGATGTACCTGGAACCTTCATTTTTCCGGAGTGTAGAATGGAGGAAATATTTACGATGGTGGGTCGAGCAGATTGACCACTGAGTTCCGGCCATCTCCTTTGCGACTTCATCATATACTTAATACAGATGTTTGTCATCGTCACAGGGCTCATAAAGTTAACATTCATTATGTCCTGAATTTGAGATGCAGTGGTTCTTACACTTAATGATTCTTGAGTCAAGCCTGCGCAGTTAATCAATAAGTTTACGTAGTAGCGGCGTTCATTATTTGACCATTTGTTACATGGGTCGAACAATGTGGAATATTTCTGTTTCAAGGGCGGTCTatctttgaaatattcGATACCGTCATATGACTCATAGTCAAGCCAGTGAGGCCATTTCTTAAAATCAATTGCTATAGCACATTGCCGCTGATATGATAATCCCGATTGTAATTGGCCTCTATCTATCGCGGTGCGCTCTATACTTTCTTTAGTAGACCCAAGTATAATGCAACTTAAACCCTTTTGAAATAACTTTTGACATATTGCCTTGCCTATACCCCTAGTGGCACCTGTTACTATCGCAACAGGCAAATAATGCATTTCCAGACTTTTCTTCTCCCACGTCTATACCAATGTACTCATGTGTATTCCATAGTTCTCATCAGTTGCAAACAGTAACGGCGGAAATTTTGACGCTGTGATATataaaacagaaaaagtGGCATTTCCAAAACCCCGCAAAATAAAGACACAGCTAGCTAGATAGATAACAcaacatatatataccttttattatttacgtacgtatatatatatatgcaaaATTTAAATGATATATGACATCATCAAAAGGATATGGAATCCTTGCCCAAACATTGAAGAAAGTAAAACATAATAGTGGTAATAAAATGTGTATTTAAATTCATTGTATTTTATTCCCCATTTCGTTTTTTATGTGGGAGGTTCTACTTCTCCCTTATTAGTAGAAACctcttgaatttttagaATTGTAATCATAACCGTTGTAGCCATATGGTACACCTTGTTGGGCAGCAGCAGCGGCAGCGGCAGCAgcttgttgctgttgttgttggaaTTGATAGTATTGTTGGAACTGCATTTGTTGTTGTGGGTTAACAGGTTGGCCATTTTGCATTTGAACTTCAGGTTGGGGTTGACCTTGaggttgctgttgctgttgctgttgtgATTGCTTCTGTTGAGAGTCTTCAGAATGCTGGGCAACACCTTGATTTGGACTTTGCTGTTCCTGACCGTTTTGAGTTTGGTAATAGTTGTAATTGTTCTTTGGTAACTGGTATGGATATTGACCAGCTACACCGTATTGAGGTTGACCATATGGGAATGACTGTTGGTAAAAGTGGGCGTAGTATGGCATGAATGAGCCACCGTAtggctgttgttgttgagGTTGGGCGTGAGCTGTAGCTGGAGAAGCGGCAGCAGCAGCGGCAGCACTAGTCAAATTAGCAGCAGCAGTGTTCGCGCCTGCTTGACCATAACCTTGTTGGAAATTATATTGGTTAGCATTACCACTAGTTTGAGCGTTGTTTTGAGCAAGTTGCTGATATTGTTGACCGTAAGCGTATCCTTGTGAATCAAACATACCTGGATAAGAATATCCAGGAAATTGGTTTTGATACATGTAGTACTGTTGGGCAGCCACGTTGTTCCCTTGTTTTTGACTTTGTGGACTTTGCTGTGATTGAGGTTGTTGTGATTGAGGTTGTGGatgctgttgctgttgctgagcatattgttgttgttgggACAAATACTGTTGCTGTAACTGATGCTGTTGTTGAGCGTattgttgctgctgttgttgagTATAGTAgttttgagataattgttcTTCTTGGGCTTGAGCTTGAGCTTGTActggttgttgttgctgttgctgttgctgttgtagTTGTTGTTGTGGTTGTTGTGGTTGCTgtggttgttgttgttgctgtgGTTGCTGTGGTTGCTGTGGTTGCTGTGGTTGCTGTGGTTGCTGTGGTTGTTGGGATTGTTGTTGTGGTTGAGGTACAGTATTAGCTTGATCTTCTGGAGGCTCTGAAATAACAGCACTAATTTCaaccttttcttcaacaactgtaacttcttcttctggaGCAGCAACATtatcttgttcttgttccAGCTCTTCCGCTGTCTGTTCCTCTTCTTTTActtgttcctttttttcagcttcttcttGGACTTCTTCTCCGTCCACTTCAGGGACTCtgtcttcattttcttcagaagGTTCAGCAGTCTCCTCCTCTTGTTCTTGTGCAGATGTTTCTTGTTCattaactttttcttcactaGCTTCAGACTTTTGGTCATCCTTCTTAATATCgcttatttctttcttcaattcaGCAACGTTTTCAAGAGGAGACTCGGTCTTTTTAACAGCCTTTGGCTTTGGTGTAGCAATTGCAGCCCACgacattttctttggttgTGAAGCAGATGTCCTAGAagttgttttctttgaagataaagaagGTTGCTCTATTTGTTTgtgttcttctttgttaTTATGCCCTTcctgctgttgttgctcttcttgctctttttcttgatttttctCCTGCGCTTGTTGCCCTTGTGCTTctaattcttcattattgttatcaTTTGAATCTTGAGGAACGTCATGTTTAGTATCTACAGAAACAGCTGCTGCCCACGATGTAGTGTTTGAAACAGGCTTGGATGGTACGTGCTTCCCCTTGTCGAGATTAACATGTTTCCCGGTTGTATGAGCTCGTGGTGTTTGTACCTTCTTCTTATTTCTGGCTTGAGTATAATTGTTACTACTGTTATGCTTTGTAGAAGTAAAAGAATTGCTATTATTAGAACTCTTATATGTAATATCATCTTCTGGATTTGGCAAATGTTGTTGAGGGACATATGAGTGTTGTtgctcctttttttcatatttttccttcttaGCAGGTTTCTTTACTTCATCCCATCTTGTCACTGCGCCGGAAGtaattttatcaattatagtttccaaatcatcatattcttgaacTATATCAATTAAATCATCACTCGTCCAGTCAGGGAACAATTCTGTAAGCGTATCTATTTTGGACTTTAGCGCAGGATTTAGTTTTTTACTACTATGACTATTATGATTAGACTTCCTAAATTGTGTAGacattatatatatatgatgATGTAGATTATATTGAGAAAACGaccaaacaaaaataaatatgtaaGTACTTTATGatggtgatttttttgggGTAATTGGTAAGAGTTTTTCTTGTAGCTTCAAAAGatcaaatataaaatacGAATGTTTCTGAAATTACTGTAAAAGACTTAGGAAAAGGAATGAAACGTTTATATGGGAGAGAacgaaaatttttccttttcccGCCACTACTTTTTGCCACCATTTCCCGTTATTTATTTGGGCGAGTGCTCACCTCCGACGGAATCACGGGTGACGGATATCCTAAAAAGGTAAAGAATTGAAACAGATCTATTAATATACGGATCACTATACATTATTATAAGTCGATATTGCAGTATTAGTATTTACATGTTGAATAATGCACATTCTGTGCTAAAATATATACTTCATTTGTCAACTTCTTTTAGTTTGCCGCCATTTTCAAACGGCGCCTCCTCCCTAGCTTCGTCTAGAGCAGGCTTAATACCTTGTTTGACGAGAGCTGCGTTGACACATGTAGTATAAGCGTACCATTGTTTTGAGCACTCGTTCTCAACGGATTTTCCCTTCAGGAATTTTTCGCTATACCATTCATTAAAACAACTATCGTATTTCGTCTTCAGGTCAGTGCATTCAGGCGCAAAACTAGCTGACATTATATTCCCCATATAAAACtggtattattgttattgtaaTTCAAGTTAAAACACAAACAGATGTTTTCTAATGACCTCTCCCGGCATATATCTGGCGCACTTAGAATAAATTTCTACATGCAAATACTCTGAATATTCTGAATGTGGCTCTCCCTAtatcgaagaaaaaatatagcGGGCCCATTACCCTGCGTTCTGATATTCATCACTAGTAAAAATTGTATGTACTTATTTATTCTATCTATTCGTAGAAAAATGAATGATGGTCCCAGGCTTTGGTACTTCTTTCGTActctcttcttcatcggGCCCTTCGTTGTTATCATCCGCTTGTCCCTTCGGGTGGTGGTGCCCCTGCTTCAGAGGCGAGCTCTCTATATTATTGCTGTTCTCATCGTCGTTATCGCCGTCGTTATTAATATGTTCTTCATGAGCCAGTTGCTTCCGCATTTTATTGGGCACAATCGGAGACGGTACCATGCTGGAACTAGACCCGTACTGCTGCTGCAAAAGTAGCgaaatctttcttttgcGGCTTTGTCTCTGTATTGTACTTTCATCTTGCTCATCATCAGCTCCACCATGACCCTCGCCTGTAAGGTCTGTTTGCTCCCTTGAAGGCACCGCCTCTGAACCAGTATCTTCGTCGCTAGAGTCCGGAAGTTTCAATATCTGTCCCGTGGATGTTATATTCGCTGTGTGGAAATCATCTATACTGTCGTTATTAAACATAGAATGGACATCCCGGTTGACATGTACAGCTGAATCTGCCTCGTTAGGCCCATTGTCTGTCTGGGACTGCCTACTCGCCTCTTCAGCGGATGTAGGAAATATACCAACATTATTGCTCACAAGGCTTTTGACTGGAGCGTTTCCCACTGGTGCAGCTGCATTTGCCTGCAAATTCACCAGCCCAGTCTCTTGAAACATAGTCCCCAGCCATTCGGTGCTATCCATGATCCGCTCACATATTTCTGAATATGTAGCCACGTGTGGGATGATGTCCTGGGTGATCTTATGAAAGCAGAAACTCAAGTTAGAGTCTATCTTCTGCAGGTTCACTGTAATTTCTTGATCAAGTTTTTCCAATGTTTCCTCTTTGCTTGCAGAATCCATTTTTTGTGTCAACAATCCCTTATGTTGCTCTTTCCATACGTTGATCAACCTGGCTCTATTCCCACCCCAAACTGTAGATATCTATTTTGTTGATGCCTCAGCTCACCAAAACAAACCAAAAaaacggaaaaaaaaaacggaAAAGAACGGAAACAAACGGAAAAGAacggaaaagaaaacaggAAAAACTCGCTGTTCTGTTACCCGCGCGGCACTACCGCATTTAATCGGAGTAGCTACTAATCAAGCAAGGGCCTCCGTTCCTCTATGACGCACCGGACATATCGCATTTCCACTATAATAGTGCAAGTAGGACGGGATAAGGCCCAAGATTATCAATGAAGACTAACACAACGGTCTTGCCAGCCATATCCAACTCTAAACATCTTCCACGGCTGTTCAAAAACGAAGATCTCTTACCCCTCTGCGGCTTAAGGGCTCTGTTCAATTGAAGGATCCGCGGCAGTAAAGTAAatggatgaaaaaaaaaaactggaaaaatAGCAACTTTTTTCAGCCTGGAAGATTTGTCATCTAAGCGAAGGAGAATGAAACCGGAATTTTCACTCCTTCTTAGGGGCATTCAGTTTATAAATATAGTTATTCCCTGAAGTTGAGATTTACTGATTTAACATCTGGACAACTAAAAACCTAAATAATAAGACACAATTTTTTGCgggattttttttcctttagaTACTTTTAACATTCATAGTAAAAAGTTCTGCTACATAGTAAAAACACATAGAAGGTACAAGCAATAGCATGATTCAATTTAAAAGTCCAGGTAACTGGCTGTTCATAGTACCCTGGATTGCCTTCATTCCATGGTATGGTATGCTGATAGCCATGCTTATTTGCTGGGCCAGTCAAGGCCATCCCATATATTGGTTCATGCACTCGGAGCAATTCCCTGTGTACATTTCAGATATAGGTGCCACTAATTTAAGGCCACTGTTTATATCGTGCGCCGGCTGGCAGGGTCTAGGCTATGTAATCACTGTTGCCCTTgagttttttcaaagatcCGGCTATCTGCCTTTccaactgaaaaaaaaagaccCTTCTATCTCTGATTCCACATCTTATGCTGAGAAATTGCACAGCGGTAAATACTTAATGCCTCCATATTACACAAAGGATGAACGGAACCTGATTTTCGCAGCTTTTGTTCTCGGCAGCATTGGTGAACTAGCCCTTTTATTCAGTTCCATCTTCTCAACCGCCCTGTACCATCGCGTTCACATTGCTATGGTCTCTGTTTTCGTCGTCTTCATGTTCCTATCCACTTGCTGCTTGATTGCAGAGTATTTCCTCATGGGAAGGCACTATGCCTCAGTCCACCCCCTAGCCAGCCCTCATTTCAATCCTCAATCATCTGAAAAAAGCTTTAACCAAGATTATAACACTGTGGATGAGCTGCCTTGGTATAAATGGAAAGGCCATGTATGGAATAAATTTACCATCAGTGCAACTCTAAAAGTTATATGGTTAACTCTCGCAGTTGTATGGGCCATTTGTTTTGGTGCTATCAATGATAGATCTAAGAGTGCTTGTTTCGAATGGTTGCTAGCATTTTGGTTTGGTATCATATTTATGATTCTTTCCGCCGACTTTTATTTAGGTGGAAGATACAGACAATCCCGCTATTTCAACCACGTGGAATCATTTTCGGGTTATTACAAGTATGACAAGGCGCTAGGCCTCTACCACAGTGAAGACGTTTTGCCTTCGGACGATAACGCCGGCGTGATTGCCACAGAAACAGCAtcttcaaatatttacaaTAATTCCTCTTCCAACGAATCTATTCAAGTAGTCGTATGACCTCATATATGCTAGACTTGACTAGGAAATACCCTCTAACCTGCAAGATAtattcatctttttctttccaaagcACAATTTAATAAAACTTGCAAGAACATCGTCATCATTTCCcccttttatttttgttatcCCCGTTACTGATGTAACTAATACCTAATTCTATGCTTCTCAATCTGTATAGTAGTTTTCCTTTTGCCGAAGAATTTCTTCTGgctgcttttttttttgacataTTTCGCATTGTCCACAATGGTCATTGCGTTAAAAGCtagaaattaaaaagagAATATTGTTCAGCATATGTAGTTTAAGTTGGCAAATTTGTTCTGCTCTTGATGTACCtagaataaataaatattaatcagaaaaataaaaaaaaaataaaagtaatgaaaaaaaatataacaaAACCAACATTAAGGTATATATTACAGCGAGTAGCGGCACCGGTTATCATCAAACGATTGATAGAAAGTTAGATAacctctttgaaaaaactttcCTTAGGAGAGGTATTGGAATCGTTGGAATCGCGAACTCTTATCTCCGATCCCTCTTGATCGTCTTGATCATCTGTAACTTCATTACTATAATCATTTTCTATCGAACCTTGAGAAAAGCCACTAAAAGACCGGCGGCCGTTGTCGTTACAATGGGTAAAATCGTGCCCCTTTTTTGAGTCCATTTGATCCACCACAGGC
The nucleotide sequence above comes from Saccharomyces cerevisiae S288C chromosome XI, complete sequence. Encoded proteins:
- the SFK1 gene encoding Sfk1p (Protein that regulates phospholipid asymmetry at plasma membrane; may act to generate normal levels of PI4P; may act together with or upstream of Stt4p; at least partially mediates proper localization of Stt4p to the plasma membrane), whose translation is MIQFKSPGNWLFIVPWIAFIPWYGMLIAMLICWASQGHPIYWFMHSEQFPVYISDIGATNLRPLFISCAGWQGLGYVITVALEFFQRSGYLPFQLKKKDPSISDSTSYAEKLHSGKYLMPPYYTKDERNLIFAAFVLGSIGELALLFSSIFSTALYHRVHIAMVSVFVVFMFLSTCCLIAEYFLMGRHYASVHPLASPHFNPQSSEKSFNQDYNTVDELPWYKWKGHVWNKFTISATLKVIWLTLAVVWAICFGAINDRSKSACFEWLLAFWFGIIFMILSADFYLGGRYRQSRYFNHVESFSGYYKYDKALGLYHSEDVLPSDDNAGVIATETASSNIYNNSSSNESIQVVV